A stretch of Mycobacterium sp. ITM-2016-00316 DNA encodes these proteins:
- a CDS encoding PadR family transcriptional regulator — translation MSLRMAALGLLSQHPGSGYDLLKRFEKSMANVWPATQSQLYGELNRLADNGFIEVTEIGPRGRKVYRVTESGRSELLRWVTNPQDDPPGRSPELLRIFLLGELPDRDAAAHVQALVEHAESELIRLRALRESLHFDDSDDSFYGNAALEYGLRFETMQAEWARWLVAAIEDRTQI, via the coding sequence ATGAGCTTGCGAATGGCGGCACTCGGCCTGCTGAGCCAACATCCGGGCAGCGGGTACGACCTGCTCAAACGTTTCGAGAAGTCGATGGCCAATGTCTGGCCCGCCACCCAGAGCCAGCTCTACGGCGAGCTGAACCGGTTGGCGGACAACGGATTCATCGAGGTCACCGAGATCGGCCCGCGCGGGCGCAAGGTGTATCGGGTGACCGAATCCGGCCGTTCCGAGCTATTGCGGTGGGTGACCAACCCGCAGGACGACCCGCCCGGTCGTAGCCCGGAACTGTTGCGCATCTTCCTACTCGGCGAACTCCCCGACCGCGACGCCGCCGCCCACGTCCAAGCGCTCGTCGAGCACGCCGAGTCCGAACTGATTCGCCTGCGAGCCCTGCGCGAGAGTCTGCATTTCGATGATTCCGACGACTCCTTCTACGGCAACGCCGCCCTGGAATACGGCCTGCGTTTCGAGACCATGCAGGCGGAATGGGCGCGCTGGCTGGTGGCCGCCATCGAAGATCGCACCCAAATCTAG
- a CDS encoding carotenoid oxygenase family protein: MTTASALPAEGDFFRRGNYAPVADELTEYDLPVRGVIPPEINGWYLRNGPNPREANAHWFTGDGMIHGVRIENGAAKWYRNRWVRTDSFVEDFPLYNADGSRNLRSAVANTHVVNHAGKTLALVESSFPYEISNELETLGAYDFGGKLTNSMTAHPKICPITGEMHFFGYGSIFEPYVTYHRVAADGELIINRPVDVKAHTMMHDFAMTADHVVFMDLPVVFDLDIAGKGEGAMPYRWSDTYGARFGVLRRDDPFGPIRWFDIDPCYIFHVANALDAANSVVLQAARYPELWRNDGGFGEQAVLWEWRIDLNAGTVTERQLDDRSIEFPRIDDRLAGLAARYSVSVGDTDLVRHDLSTGAAETHSFGPGVSGEAVFVPASGPADESSGWYLSYVYDPVRDGSDLVILDASDFGAAAVATIALPQRVPFGFHGNWVSE; encoded by the coding sequence ATGACCACAGCCTCCGCATTGCCGGCCGAGGGTGACTTCTTCCGGCGCGGCAATTACGCGCCCGTCGCCGATGAACTCACCGAGTACGACCTGCCCGTCCGGGGCGTGATCCCGCCCGAGATCAACGGGTGGTACCTGCGCAACGGGCCCAACCCGCGCGAGGCCAATGCGCATTGGTTCACCGGAGACGGCATGATCCACGGCGTTCGGATCGAGAACGGGGCGGCCAAGTGGTACCGCAACCGGTGGGTCCGCACCGACAGCTTCGTCGAGGATTTCCCGCTCTACAACGCCGACGGATCTCGCAACCTGCGCTCCGCGGTCGCGAACACCCACGTGGTCAACCATGCCGGGAAGACCCTGGCGCTTGTCGAATCGTCGTTTCCCTACGAGATCAGCAATGAACTGGAAACGTTGGGCGCCTACGACTTCGGGGGCAAGCTCACCAATTCGATGACCGCCCACCCGAAAATCTGCCCGATCACCGGTGAGATGCACTTCTTCGGATACGGCAGCATCTTCGAACCTTACGTCACCTACCACCGGGTGGCCGCGGACGGCGAACTGATCATCAACCGGCCGGTGGATGTCAAGGCGCACACCATGATGCACGACTTCGCCATGACCGCCGACCACGTGGTCTTCATGGACCTGCCGGTCGTTTTCGACCTGGACATCGCAGGCAAGGGTGAGGGCGCCATGCCGTACCGCTGGAGCGATACCTACGGTGCCCGGTTCGGCGTGCTGCGCCGCGATGACCCATTCGGCCCAATCCGCTGGTTCGATATCGACCCGTGTTACATCTTCCATGTCGCGAACGCTTTAGATGCCGCGAATTCCGTTGTGCTGCAGGCGGCCCGATATCCGGAGCTGTGGCGCAACGACGGCGGTTTCGGCGAGCAGGCGGTGCTGTGGGAGTGGCGGATCGACCTGAACGCCGGCACGGTCACCGAACGCCAGCTCGATGATCGCAGCATCGAGTTCCCGCGAATCGACGATCGGTTGGCCGGACTGGCGGCGCGCTACTCGGTCTCGGTGGGGGATACCGATCTGGTGCGTCACGATCTGTCCACGGGTGCCGCCGAGACGCACTCCTTCGGGCCCGGGGTGTCCGGTGAGGCGGTGTTCGTGCCGGCGTCCGGACCGGCCGACGAGAGCAGCGGCTGGTACCTCAGCTACGTGTACGACCCGGTGCGTGACGGTAGTGATCTGGTGATCCTGGATGCGTCGGACTTCGGGGCAGCCGCGGTGGCGACCATCGCGCTGCCGCAGCGCGTGCCGTTCGGCTTCCACGGAAACTGGGTCAGCGAGTGA